The proteins below are encoded in one region of Vicinamibacterales bacterium:
- a CDS encoding alpha/beta hydrolase, whose product MRGEDLDPEIREFVRRMGEAWAQHQGLASASPSEARRIADQVRAPWTRGGPVMAAVTEHRVPCGDGDVRVRCYVPDEADSMPGLIYLHGGGWTLFSLDTHDRLMREYASRAGIVVIGVDYALSPEAKYPVALDQVCAVARVLGKRGREFHVDSRHLAIGGDSAGGNLATAACLRLRDEGDEGLMQAMVLNYGVFDRWSSPEARARFGGEGYMLGADEMEAFWRNYLRDDRDAADPLVCPVNADPSRLPPALFVVPACDLLTEQSLRMADRMRAAHVPVDVRVYAGASHSFLEAVSIAPLADRALAESASWLRAALNAEGDLSSRAAGESR is encoded by the coding sequence ATGCGCGGTGAGGATCTCGACCCCGAGATCAGAGAGTTCGTCCGCCGGATGGGCGAGGCCTGGGCGCAACACCAGGGCCTCGCCTCGGCCTCCCCCTCCGAGGCGCGTCGCATCGCCGATCAGGTGCGCGCGCCCTGGACGCGGGGCGGGCCCGTCATGGCCGCGGTGACGGAACACCGCGTCCCCTGTGGAGACGGCGACGTCCGCGTGCGCTGCTACGTCCCGGATGAAGCGGACTCGATGCCCGGCCTGATCTACCTCCACGGCGGCGGGTGGACGCTGTTCAGTCTCGATACTCACGATCGCCTCATGCGCGAGTACGCCTCGCGCGCCGGCATCGTGGTGATCGGCGTCGACTACGCCCTGTCGCCCGAGGCCAAGTACCCGGTGGCTCTCGACCAGGTGTGCGCCGTCGCCCGTGTCCTCGGCAAGCGGGGCCGTGAGTTCCACGTCGATTCCCGTCACCTCGCGATCGGCGGCGACTCGGCGGGCGGGAACCTGGCCACGGCCGCGTGCCTTCGCCTGCGAGATGAGGGTGACGAGGGCCTGATGCAGGCGATGGTCCTGAACTACGGCGTGTTCGATCGCTGGTCGTCGCCCGAAGCCCGCGCGCGATTCGGCGGCGAGGGATACATGCTCGGCGCTGACGAGATGGAGGCCTTCTGGCGCAACTACCTGCGCGACGATCGGGACGCGGCAGATCCGCTCGTGTGCCCGGTCAACGCCGACCCGAGTCGCCTGCCGCCGGCGTTGTTCGTCGTGCCAGCCTGCGACCTGCTGACCGAGCAGAGCCTGCGGATGGCGGACCGGATGCGGGCGGCCCACGTGCCTGTCGACGTGCGCGTGTATGCCGGCGCGTCCCACTCCTTCCTCGAGGCGGTGTCGATTGCTCCTCTCGCCGATCGCGCACTGGCCGAGTCGGCGTCATGGCTCCGCGCGGCGCTGAACGCGGAGGGCGATCTGTCGTCGCGTGCCGCAGGAGAAAGCCGATGA
- a CDS encoding YncE family protein, whose translation MTSRFVIAAVAAWLVAAGAAAQTPPPPAEPVGSKLIEIYRLAPGQHEAFLRAIAQYDEANRRAGIPPRQLYVHSDGASWDFLLIQDAEYPEGKGPLVTKAFKDLGLPSGPRFFTEFRKFITEHTDTFASGPTTAAAYLAALDATPRVAADGGAGPDTAHYELTRTVALGGTPRWDYLQVDSPARRLYLAHDATVDVLDLGTQTVVGRVNGLAGAHGIALAPGLDRGYVANGDRQSVSAFSLATLRIVGEARTGREPDSVTFEPISRRVFVWNGGSRDVTILDAATLHAVKTLPLGGTPEFAVADGRGAVFANIAETHEIVRIDAAGATIAARLPIAGCESPGALAFDSSLRRLFSACGNGVLIALEADTGKALGSARIGRGADAVVFDAAGSRVLVSSVDGTIAVIAVSADGTLRELPGVQTRATGRTMAFDPATGTVFVPAVDITVDWTGRTASFVKDGLKLYVFERRAP comes from the coding sequence ATGACCTCTCGCTTCGTGATCGCCGCCGTCGCGGCCTGGCTGGTCGCGGCCGGCGCAGCCGCGCAGACACCTCCGCCGCCCGCCGAGCCCGTGGGCAGCAAACTGATCGAGATCTACCGCCTCGCCCCTGGGCAGCACGAGGCCTTCCTCCGCGCCATCGCGCAGTACGACGAAGCCAACCGGCGGGCCGGCATTCCCCCGCGCCAACTGTACGTGCACAGCGACGGCGCGAGCTGGGACTTCCTGTTGATCCAGGACGCCGAGTACCCGGAGGGCAAGGGCCCGCTCGTCACCAAGGCGTTCAAGGACCTGGGCCTCCCGTCGGGCCCGCGGTTCTTCACCGAGTTCCGCAAGTTCATCACCGAGCACACCGACACGTTTGCGAGCGGCCCGACGACGGCTGCCGCGTATCTCGCCGCGCTCGACGCCACGCCTCGTGTCGCGGCCGACGGTGGAGCCGGCCCCGACACCGCGCACTACGAGTTGACCAGGACGGTGGCGCTCGGCGGCACGCCGCGGTGGGACTACCTGCAGGTCGATTCGCCGGCACGCCGCCTCTACCTCGCGCACGACGCGACGGTGGACGTGCTGGACCTCGGCACCCAGACCGTGGTGGGCCGCGTCAACGGGCTCGCCGGAGCCCACGGCATCGCGCTGGCTCCGGGCCTCGATCGCGGCTACGTGGCCAACGGCGACCGCCAGTCGGTCAGCGCCTTCAGCCTCGCAACGCTCCGCATCGTGGGTGAGGCGCGGACGGGCCGCGAGCCGGACAGCGTCACGTTCGAACCGATCAGTCGACGGGTGTTCGTGTGGAACGGCGGAAGCCGAGACGTCACCATCCTCGATGCCGCGACGCTCCACGCCGTCAAGACCCTGCCGCTCGGCGGCACACCCGAGTTCGCCGTGGCGGATGGCCGCGGCGCGGTGTTCGCCAATATCGCCGAGACGCACGAGATCGTCCGGATCGACGCGGCGGGCGCGACAATCGCCGCCCGGCTGCCGATTGCGGGTTGCGAGTCGCCTGGCGCGCTCGCCTTCGATTCGAGCCTGCGCCGCCTGTTCAGCGCATGCGGCAACGGCGTCCTGATCGCCCTCGAGGCGGATACGGGAAAGGCGTTGGGTTCGGCTCGCATCGGACGCGGCGCCGACGCCGTCGTGTTCGACGCCGCCGGGTCGCGGGTGCTCGTCTCGAGTGTCGACGGCACCATCGCCGTGATCGCCGTGAGTGCCGACGGGACGCTCCGCGAACTGCCTGGCGTGCAGACGCGGGCGACCGGACGCACGATGGCGTTCGATCCGGCGACCGGCACGGTCTTCGTTCCGGCGGTGGACATCACCGTGGACTGGACCGGGCGGACGGCGTCGTTCGTGAAGGACGGGCTCAAGCTCTACGTGTTCGAGCGCCGCGCCCCGTGA
- a CDS encoding DMSO/selenate family reductase complex A subunit: MTAPAESDDATHVVPVVCNHDCGGRCRLEAHVRGGRVVRITTDESPDLADRPQLRACLRGRAIGSRLNDPNRLLYPMKRVGARGEGRFERVSWDEAIDLVTSRLQRAVKTYGPGSVFIHHGNGDEGAISGVAAARRLMNLMGGHLAYYNSYTSACLNYTAPFITGRRDTSSYQTLPHSKLIVLNGFNPAETIFETNSCHYLARAKDAGAKVIVIDPRLTETAATFADEWLPLKPTTDVALFVAMAHVIVTEGLQDQAFLDTFCIGFDERHMPDGVPEGLSFRSYVLGAADGTPKTPEWAAPITGIDAATIRRVAIDYATHKPAQLLQGCGPQRHAYGEQSVRAGITLACMTGNLGRLGGGWGGGEGGRSLGLPIGGFPTGTNGVKARIPVFLWTDAVVRGTEMTERDGVKDGPLESNIKFIFNIAGNTLVNQHADINRTVAILRDERLVEFIVVSDQLLTPSARFADVLLPADHSLERNDLGSPWTGERYVVFGNKVVEPPGECCHEYWWLSRVAERLGLEPAFTEGKTREDWLRQIVAEARAGDASFPDYDELRSQGLYRKTPEPYVAFEKEIADPAHHPFATPSGRIEIFSKTLYDMQHPEIPGVPSYLAAWEGPEADLVGRYPLQCIGPHAKTRINSTYDENGWMEEAEPRTMWISRQDAAARHIADGDTVNVFNDRGALLARARVTRRMRPGVVSVPQGAWYTPDEHGVCHRGSVNILTSQRPTPLAHGNGQHTMLVDVRKA; encoded by the coding sequence ATGACTGCTCCAGCGGAATCCGACGATGCCACGCACGTCGTCCCGGTCGTGTGCAACCACGACTGCGGCGGCCGGTGCCGTCTCGAGGCCCATGTGAGGGGCGGCCGCGTCGTCCGCATCACGACCGACGAGTCGCCGGATCTCGCCGACAGGCCGCAGCTCCGCGCGTGTCTCCGTGGCCGGGCGATCGGCAGCCGGCTGAACGACCCGAACCGACTCCTCTACCCGATGAAACGGGTCGGCGCGCGCGGGGAGGGCCGGTTCGAGCGCGTGTCGTGGGACGAAGCCATCGACCTCGTGACCTCTCGACTGCAGCGGGCGGTGAAGACCTACGGTCCGGGATCGGTCTTCATCCACCACGGCAACGGCGACGAAGGCGCCATCAGCGGCGTGGCGGCGGCACGGCGCCTGATGAACCTGATGGGCGGCCACCTCGCCTACTACAACAGCTACACGTCCGCGTGCCTGAACTACACGGCTCCCTTCATCACCGGCCGGCGTGACACGAGTTCGTACCAGACCCTGCCCCACTCGAAACTGATCGTCCTCAACGGCTTCAACCCGGCCGAGACGATCTTCGAAACGAACTCCTGCCACTACCTCGCGCGGGCGAAGGACGCCGGCGCGAAGGTCATCGTCATCGATCCCCGCCTCACGGAGACTGCGGCCACGTTCGCGGACGAGTGGCTGCCGCTGAAACCGACGACCGATGTGGCGCTGTTCGTGGCGATGGCCCACGTGATCGTCACCGAAGGCCTGCAGGACCAGGCCTTCCTCGACACGTTCTGTATCGGCTTCGACGAGCGTCACATGCCGGACGGCGTACCCGAAGGCCTGTCCTTCCGCAGCTACGTCCTCGGCGCGGCCGACGGCACGCCGAAGACGCCGGAGTGGGCTGCGCCCATCACGGGCATCGATGCCGCCACCATCAGGCGGGTGGCCATCGACTACGCCACGCACAAGCCCGCGCAGTTGCTGCAGGGATGCGGGCCCCAGCGCCACGCCTACGGCGAACAGTCCGTCCGCGCCGGGATCACGCTGGCGTGCATGACCGGCAATCTCGGCCGGCTCGGCGGCGGCTGGGGCGGCGGCGAGGGCGGCCGCAGCCTGGGCCTCCCGATCGGAGGCTTCCCGACGGGGACCAACGGCGTCAAGGCCAGGATCCCGGTGTTCCTGTGGACCGACGCGGTCGTCCGCGGGACGGAGATGACCGAGCGGGACGGCGTCAAGGACGGCCCGCTCGAGAGCAACATCAAGTTCATCTTCAACATCGCGGGCAATACCCTGGTCAACCAGCACGCGGACATCAACCGCACCGTGGCGATCCTCAGGGACGAGCGCCTCGTCGAGTTCATCGTCGTCTCCGACCAGTTGCTCACGCCGAGCGCCCGGTTCGCGGATGTCCTGCTGCCGGCGGACCACTCGCTCGAGCGCAACGATCTCGGGTCGCCGTGGACCGGCGAGCGATACGTCGTGTTCGGCAACAAGGTCGTGGAACCGCCTGGTGAATGCTGTCACGAGTATTGGTGGCTGAGCCGCGTGGCCGAGCGGCTGGGACTCGAGCCGGCCTTCACCGAGGGAAAGACGCGCGAAGACTGGCTTCGGCAGATCGTGGCGGAGGCGCGGGCGGGCGACGCGTCGTTCCCCGATTACGACGAGTTGCGAAGTCAGGGCCTGTACCGGAAGACACCGGAACCGTACGTGGCGTTCGAGAAGGAGATCGCCGATCCGGCGCATCACCCGTTCGCGACGCCCTCCGGCAGGATCGAGATCTTCAGCAAGACGCTCTACGACATGCAGCACCCGGAGATTCCCGGGGTGCCCAGTTACCTGGCGGCCTGGGAAGGCCCCGAGGCCGACCTCGTCGGCCGGTACCCGCTGCAGTGCATCGGGCCGCACGCGAAAACACGGATCAACTCCACCTACGACGAGAACGGGTGGATGGAAGAGGCCGAGCCGCGAACCATGTGGATCAGCCGTCAGGATGCGGCAGCGAGGCACATCGCCGACGGCGACACGGTGAACGTGTTCAACGACCGTGGCGCCCTCCTCGCGAGGGCGCGGGTCACCAGGCGTATGCGGCCGGGCGTCGTCTCCGTCCCGCAGGGCGCGTGGTACACACCGGACGAGCACGGCGTCTGCCATCGCGGATCCGTCAACATCCTGACCAGTCAGAGGCCGACGCCGCTCGCGCACGGGAATGGCCAGCACACGATGCTGGTGGACGTGCGAAAGGCGTGA
- a CDS encoding 4Fe-4S dicluster domain-containing protein encodes MPVGQIAFLVDTTRCINCKTCEVACKDVNEGVVGVRIRQVRTFEGGEFPRVFAYAISMSCNHCEDPACVAACPAGAYTKRAGDGIVVHDPERCIGCRYCTWVCPYGAPQYDATAGRIRKCNLCVEELDRGRLPVCVTACPMRVIEVGRLADLETRPGATMLIRGVPSPDLTKPACVYLIRSEATDVR; translated from the coding sequence GTGCCCGTCGGACAGATCGCATTCCTGGTGGACACCACCAGGTGCATCAACTGCAAGACGTGCGAGGTGGCGTGCAAGGACGTCAACGAGGGGGTCGTCGGCGTGCGGATTCGGCAGGTGCGGACGTTCGAGGGCGGCGAGTTCCCCCGGGTCTTCGCCTACGCGATCTCGATGTCGTGCAACCACTGTGAGGACCCGGCCTGCGTGGCCGCGTGTCCGGCCGGGGCATACACGAAGCGGGCCGGAGACGGGATCGTCGTGCACGACCCCGAGCGGTGCATCGGCTGCCGCTATTGCACGTGGGTGTGTCCGTACGGAGCGCCGCAGTACGACGCGACGGCGGGCAGGATCCGCAAGTGCAACCTGTGCGTCGAGGAACTCGACCGGGGCCGACTACCCGTGTGCGTGACTGCGTGCCCGATGCGGGTCATCGAGGTGGGCAGGCTGGCCGATCTCGAAACCCGCCCGGGCGCCACGATGCTGATCCGGGGCGTGCCATCGCCCGATCTCACCAAGCCGGCGTGCGTGTACCTGATCCGAAGCGAGGCAACCGATGTCCGCTGA
- a CDS encoding DmsC/YnfH family molybdoenzyme membrane anchor subunit, with amino-acid sequence MSADARPSEWPLIVFTLGVQFACAVLLAAVTADVLTGANHAGAARPLGVMVFPSIAGAILCSWFHLGRPRDAWKSLSNLAHSRLSQEVLLTGLFVAAALPYSAMWYGGITALRPAWGIATAMLGLAAIASGASIYTVPARPVWNSWWVPASFFGATLVLAGPAFAIVVNASGLRTVLDVLLAATIVGSVLQLVSAFGMLTVATAVAGRQARDAGIEEAPALNGAAQRRTFALHLILACVLPAAVAVWLSTVGREDAGAVNRGIVALAFLSAATGATLGRRLMFTLGTSIPRF; translated from the coding sequence ATGTCCGCTGACGCGAGACCAAGCGAGTGGCCGCTCATCGTCTTCACGCTGGGCGTGCAGTTTGCGTGCGCGGTCCTGCTGGCCGCCGTGACGGCCGACGTGCTCACGGGCGCCAACCACGCCGGCGCGGCACGTCCGCTGGGCGTGATGGTGTTTCCCTCGATTGCCGGAGCGATCCTCTGTTCGTGGTTCCACCTTGGGCGGCCGCGAGACGCGTGGAAGTCGCTGTCGAATCTCGCGCACTCCCGGCTCAGCCAGGAGGTCCTGCTGACGGGACTGTTCGTGGCTGCGGCGCTCCCGTACAGCGCGATGTGGTACGGCGGCATCACGGCCTTGCGCCCCGCGTGGGGCATCGCCACGGCGATGCTCGGGCTGGCGGCGATTGCGTCGGGCGCGTCGATCTACACCGTGCCCGCCAGACCCGTCTGGAATTCCTGGTGGGTGCCGGCGTCATTCTTCGGCGCGACGCTCGTGCTCGCGGGCCCTGCGTTCGCCATCGTCGTCAACGCGTCGGGCCTGCGGACGGTCCTGGACGTGCTGCTCGCCGCGACGATCGTGGGCAGTGTTCTGCAACTCGTCTCCGCCTTCGGGATGTTGACCGTCGCGACCGCGGTGGCCGGCCGACAGGCACGCGACGCGGGCATCGAGGAAGCGCCGGCGCTCAACGGGGCCGCGCAGCGGAGGACATTCGCCCTTCATCTCATTCTGGCCTGCGTCCTGCCCGCCGCCGTCGCCGTGTGGCTCTCGACGGTAGGCCGCGAGGACGCCGGGGCCGTGAACCGCGGGATCGTCGCGCTTGCGTTCCTGTCAGCGGCAACCGGCGCCACGCTCGGAAGACGGCTCATGTTCACCCTCGGCACCTCGATCCCGCGATTCTGA
- a CDS encoding M56 family metallopeptidase has translation MTSGGLKTLPRLPARAFDDMPVPHGPWDWQQLLLWVYAAGDEQVLGQVVAHERTHIRQGHSPDILLIQCAAIGQWFNPFIWLYKTALRELHEYLADRGVLAQGFDSYSRGCRDASSLWHRTGPRSASRQLIDKHFDGGTCAKNAHSRPISAPA, from the coding sequence GTGACCAGCGGCGGTTTGAAGACCCTCCCGCGGCTGCCGGCCAGGGCGTTCGACGACATGCCGGTGCCCCACGGCCCGTGGGACTGGCAGCAGTTGCTGCTGTGGGTGTACGCGGCCGGCGACGAGCAGGTCCTGGGTCAGGTGGTGGCGCACGAGCGGACGCACATCCGCCAGGGGCACTCCCCGGACATCCTGCTCATCCAGTGTGCGGCCATCGGACAGTGGTTCAATCCATTCATCTGGCTCTACAAGACCGCGCTCCGGGAGCTTCACGAATACCTCGCCGACCGGGGAGTCCTGGCGCAGGGCTTCGATTCGTACTCGCGCGGCTGCAGAGACGCAAGTAGCCTCTGGCATCGGACAGGTCCTCGTTCTGCCTCCAGGCAACTAATAGACAAGCACTTTGACGGAGGGACGTGTGCCAAGAACGCTCATTCTCGTCCTATTTCGGCGCCTGCTTGA
- a CDS encoding M14 family metallopeptidase has translation MNQINARIVILAVFSVLATVEGGTTGLPVAGTGGPMGPGAASRTAAALPALPFDHILRYDELTSLLKAWAAARPELLDLSSIGATPKGRKMWFLTLTNRATGPALEKPALVVDGNTHAAEWGGGVAALHFVWRLLRDYGTDARVTQLLDTRTVYVLPRLTPDGVEATLTEGRFIRSVDRPSRRGAEEPGLYARDVDGDGRSVFMRLRDPNGPWKSYPGDSRLLVPRQPDEFGGDYWRVLPEGLITDYNGETIADPPPIESLDFGQNFPGDQRSSGGSAPAGPYPTSEPEVAAYIAAIASRPNIVAHVTCHTFGGLVLTPPVNAGERLASSDRLTYATLAAKGAALTGYTAMSYFDLRATEQDAYIPSAFGWLFDRKGIYSFITEFWNPLRAAGISLEGTNASAWLWGFHPVDDEVKMLRWSDEQLRGDGFVRWHAFNHPQLGPVEIGGWDLIRYWYNIPFDRLEKEVAPHSDWLIYLGLATPRIQIRSLVAQPVGQDIWRVRLALENSGWLPTNGSQQALDRHVVGGIVAELALPSGARLIEGELRRSLGQLEGRSGQRSTATWWGYAPGTPDRGLVEWLVAAPAGTTVSVTASHDRAGTVRSTVILAKPTAR, from the coding sequence ATGAACCAGATCAACGCACGGATTGTCATCTTGGCCGTCTTCAGCGTGCTCGCCACGGTTGAGGGGGGAACCACCGGGCTTCCTGTCGCCGGTACGGGCGGACCGATGGGACCAGGCGCCGCATCCAGGACCGCCGCCGCACTGCCGGCGCTTCCCTTCGATCACATCCTTCGCTACGACGAGCTGACCAGCCTCCTGAAGGCGTGGGCAGCGGCGCGGCCCGAGCTCCTCGATCTCTCGAGCATCGGCGCGACGCCAAAAGGGCGGAAGATGTGGTTCCTCACGCTGACGAACCGCGCCACCGGTCCCGCGCTCGAGAAGCCCGCACTCGTCGTCGACGGCAACACCCACGCGGCCGAGTGGGGAGGCGGCGTCGCGGCGCTCCACTTCGTCTGGCGGCTGCTGCGCGACTACGGCACCGACGCACGGGTCACGCAGTTGCTCGACACGCGCACGGTCTACGTTCTCCCGCGCCTGACCCCGGACGGCGTCGAGGCGACGCTCACCGAGGGGCGGTTCATCCGCTCGGTCGATCGGCCGTCACGGCGCGGCGCCGAGGAACCCGGCCTCTACGCCCGCGACGTCGATGGTGACGGCCGGTCGGTCTTCATGCGGCTGCGCGATCCGAACGGCCCCTGGAAGTCGTATCCGGGCGATTCGCGCCTGCTCGTCCCTCGCCAGCCGGACGAGTTCGGCGGCGACTACTGGCGCGTGCTGCCCGAGGGCCTGATCACCGACTACAACGGCGAGACGATCGCCGACCCGCCGCCGATCGAGTCGCTGGACTTCGGCCAGAACTTCCCCGGTGACCAGCGGTCGAGTGGCGGAAGCGCACCGGCGGGCCCATACCCGACCTCGGAGCCCGAGGTGGCCGCGTACATCGCCGCCATCGCGAGCCGTCCCAATATCGTCGCCCACGTGACGTGCCACACGTTCGGCGGGCTGGTCCTCACGCCGCCGGTCAATGCGGGCGAACGGCTGGCATCGTCCGACCGCCTGACCTACGCGACGCTCGCCGCGAAGGGGGCGGCGCTGACGGGCTACACGGCGATGTCGTACTTCGACCTGCGCGCCACCGAGCAGGACGCCTACATTCCGAGCGCGTTCGGCTGGCTCTTCGACCGGAAGGGCATCTACTCGTTCATCACCGAATTCTGGAATCCGCTCCGCGCGGCCGGCATCTCGCTGGAGGGCACGAACGCCTCGGCGTGGCTGTGGGGCTTCCACCCGGTGGACGACGAGGTGAAGATGCTCCGCTGGAGTGACGAGCAGCTTCGCGGCGACGGGTTCGTCCGCTGGCACGCGTTCAACCACCCGCAGCTCGGGCCGGTCGAGATCGGCGGCTGGGATCTGATCCGCTACTGGTACAACATCCCGTTCGACCGCCTCGAGAAGGAGGTGGCGCCGCACAGCGACTGGCTGATCTACCTGGGGTTGGCGACGCCGCGAATCCAGATCCGATCGCTCGTCGCGCAACCGGTCGGCCAGGACATCTGGCGCGTCCGGTTGGCCCTGGAGAACTCGGGCTGGCTCCCGACCAACGGTTCGCAGCAGGCGCTCGACCGCCATGTCGTTGGAGGGATCGTGGCCGAACTCGCCCTGCCATCCGGCGCACGCCTCATCGAAGGCGAACTCCGTCGGTCGCTCGGGCAGTTGGAGGGCCGCAGCGGCCAGCGCTCCACGGCGACCTGGTGGGGATACGCGCCCGGCACACCAGACCGCGGGCTGGTGGAGTGGCTGGTCGCGGCGCCCGCGGGCACGACGGTGTCCGTGACGGCGAGCCACGACCGCGCGGGAACGGTGCGGTCGACAGTGATCCTCGCGAAGCCGACGGCCCGGTGA
- a CDS encoding phospholipase D-like domain-containing protein — translation MRATCTEKGLTVNLIAGTHVVLIAMNLTKARATGLLGFSIERTDHTEGEKYFLKNFLLFKVNDTGAKADHSSDNNPFQEFLWGDYTAKPEHTYTYRVIAKKGRPGRLQPDNEVSVTVTTESEVTDDHAIFFNRGVAASQAYADKFHNQRPEKVPNNAAYIWLSRGLEEALLKFIGQASGPGFGLRACMYEFSYPEVLQAFGIASRAGADVRIVYDYNAKTVKDKSTGQSRTERDPGDRDLKAITTAGITALCTPRQQSDNISHNKFIVLLEGNRPVQVWTGSTNITEGGIFGHSNCGQIVRDPAIARVYLDYWKRISGDPGPKAFKAYVESLTPVPDKKGQKPPKQTMLPVLSPRPSIRALKWYAELMDGAKSGVFATFPFGVNADFLKVLAKRRAFLRYALLDKPSLGRGPNQVEIISRDPNNRATAGTTLKGGLAQWAAEKLTGLNVNVPYIHTKYMIIDPLGDDPIVINGSANFSENSILHNDENSLVARGDMRMADVFLGEFMRLFNHYYFRAAVTEPRKPNDTADSTHQAAANDPAGKVYLKETDGWAMRFFEASNPRARERKYFGGTIAI, via the coding sequence ATGCGCGCGACTTGCACCGAGAAGGGTTTGACCGTCAACCTGATCGCCGGCACGCACGTGGTCCTGATCGCCATGAACCTGACCAAGGCCCGGGCGACGGGACTCCTCGGCTTCTCCATCGAGCGCACCGACCACACCGAGGGCGAGAAGTACTTCCTGAAGAACTTCCTGCTCTTCAAGGTCAACGACACCGGCGCCAAGGCCGACCACTCGAGCGACAACAACCCCTTCCAGGAGTTCCTCTGGGGCGATTACACCGCGAAGCCCGAGCACACGTACACCTATCGCGTGATCGCGAAGAAGGGCCGCCCCGGCCGGCTGCAGCCGGACAACGAGGTCAGCGTGACGGTCACAACCGAGAGCGAAGTGACCGACGACCACGCGATCTTCTTCAACCGCGGCGTCGCTGCGTCGCAGGCCTACGCGGACAAGTTCCACAATCAGCGGCCCGAGAAGGTCCCGAACAACGCCGCCTACATCTGGCTGTCGCGCGGCCTCGAGGAGGCGCTGCTGAAGTTCATCGGCCAGGCGAGCGGGCCGGGCTTCGGCCTTCGCGCCTGCATGTACGAGTTCAGCTATCCGGAGGTACTGCAGGCCTTCGGGATCGCGTCGCGCGCGGGCGCCGACGTCAGGATCGTCTACGACTACAACGCAAAGACGGTGAAGGACAAGTCCACGGGCCAGAGCCGCACGGAACGCGATCCGGGCGACCGCGACCTGAAGGCCATCACGACGGCCGGCATCACGGCGCTCTGCACGCCGCGCCAGCAGAGCGACAACATCTCGCACAACAAGTTCATCGTGCTGCTCGAGGGCAACCGGCCGGTGCAGGTCTGGACCGGCTCCACGAACATCACCGAGGGCGGAATCTTCGGCCACTCGAACTGCGGCCAGATCGTGCGCGACCCGGCCATCGCACGCGTGTACCTCGACTACTGGAAGCGGATCAGCGGTGATCCCGGACCGAAGGCGTTCAAGGCCTACGTCGAAAGCCTGACGCCGGTGCCGGACAAGAAGGGCCAGAAGCCGCCGAAGCAGACGATGCTGCCGGTGCTGAGCCCGAGGCCGTCCATCCGCGCCCTGAAGTGGTACGCGGAGTTGATGGACGGCGCGAAGTCCGGCGTCTTCGCCACGTTCCCGTTCGGCGTGAACGCGGACTTTCTGAAGGTGCTCGCGAAGCGCCGGGCGTTCCTCCGGTACGCGCTGCTCGACAAGCCGAGCCTGGGCCGCGGGCCGAACCAGGTGGAGATCATCAGCCGCGACCCGAACAACCGGGCCACGGCGGGCACGACGCTGAAGGGCGGGCTCGCCCAGTGGGCCGCCGAGAAGCTCACCGGCCTGAACGTCAACGTGCCGTACATCCACACGAAGTACATGATCATCGACCCGCTCGGCGACGATCCGATTGTCATCAACGGTTCGGCCAACTTCAGCGAGAACTCGATCCTCCACAACGACGAGAACTCGCTGGTCGCGCGCGGCGACATGCGCATGGCCGACGTGTTCCTCGGCGAGTTCATGCGTCTCTTCAACCACTACTACTTCCGGGCCGCCGTCACCGAACCCAGGAAGCCGAACGACACGGCCGACTCCACGCACCAGGCCGCGGCCAACGATCCCGCAGGCAAGGTGTACCTCAAGGAGACCGACGGATGGGCCATGCGCTTCTTCGAGGCAAGCAACCCCCGGGCCAGGGAGCGTAAGTACTTCGGCGGGACGATTGCGATCTGA